In Longimicrobium sp., the following are encoded in one genomic region:
- a CDS encoding RHS repeat-associated core domain-containing protein produces MRLTFPRVPARWCIATAICCIAAVPLAAQTPPLPSEVAAAHTHRDVVRALYERVLERTPGDDEVLAWTPYLAAGYTPRHLAQYIADSQEYRDRFITPENDSRTVATLLYRHILAREPDAGGRAFWAAHGETYGWSSVIQLLVWSEEFRLLFSDFGVPGRPVTVWDGRAALMLEPSSGSPTTERDLCLAVGAGAGAAAECGDLRLAHALPAVRALGKTHAPVLLYNSEHSGERFPLLAARVTPPPSMGVLERVEVVLWLQDGNGWHPRGRRIWEGAALAAWTPGQPRRVAFRLPYAGPTGLYKYRVEAIFHAGGNAWGTDQLGQTAVVNRLDSPFGRGWWVAGLERLVALGDHLYWIGGDGSTKLYRPAGGVPGVWVGPTVDRPDTIVGVTASIYSGAAYERRLPGRTRVYFDVSGRHIATVNRLDQHTRFTYNGAGRLETIEVPLRPGGSGEHWIAYRFHYTAGGRLDHVTAPDHFDHGARQVAVLGDPADPGRISGFVDPDGSQVRFEYDGAGRIAARVDRRGTRTVFSYDAGGKLSLAHVLMRGTGDDIVTRFTAAESRGLAPSDTVGQPVPVAEAFTLIDGPRGDVADHTRLWLDRWGGPWLVQNALGYVSSLTRGDWRFPALVTQTKAPNGLLTRAWYNARGMPDSVTVVRPLDTSENATTRYAYENPHWPDFATRITLPQGEVAQMGYDSASGNRVWQQDIRGESSRVVFGYHHWTGPHAGLLHTVTTPATPDHGPATEAYEYDGAGNLFLSIGPLADSTTYHNDALGRTVRVVFPRPGEMQNPADSAFQVTLYDEMDRVKRTESVGPAMRLPRDSPDTLRLTPGRQSPAERVLVENFYDAAGQLDSVARWSVPDPNEIGVMTTRWRYDAAGRTVAEIGEVSADTAWEVVCGDPGNLGSCHRVPSVALTEVGDSTVYDPAGNAVAVHTRRGHTITSEFDALNRLRRRIVPPVAYSRDTLSVVGTTWIYPYFQQLADGTFLGTPNPGFGGVTIPGDVAEFEYDTAGNIVRADNGDARVRRQYYPNGLLRSETQQLRAYAGGDFSAHTYTLGYEYDLNGRRTAVIHPAQLAPAGGTGRTEYHHALHAALDTVRDVMGGRFVYRWNPDGSLASRISATEQTFTYDLGGRLAHRVEMRGTTPVHDETYAYDLRGKTLSVVAAPERQRILNRYTGLGALTYSYTRDQERELRTAEEYVLDALANQQLRLQDSQPLTDLQNNGARDGESYFYQRGTGRLALRVAGDLSSRPTGYDAAGNQQTSVTKRPIRTKYDEDQGGITLFAASHSYYDAEQRLRVHDRRACLLMPAGGCYADGEMPPVSERSAFEEYRYDALGRRVLTRARQEVYCHDEGGPLLPDCIRSVVRTVWDGDQILYEVSAPGGSGVDPQDMERDVGHRVSAISRYFGYGRVAYAHGLGIDDPLSVIRVEYSDSIPWPVRIVPSSNWAGRYDGGSGGECITVGPAGRQIRPVVWSPGEREGVISPGWGEEGEQMVHCTEIDWPALGMWMNLDYKPSNFHGRHSWMGSLLQHGRDPSGQYYRRNRFYDASTGRFTQEDPIGLSGGLNLYGFADGDPVSYSDPYGLCPEPGELSGVQDFLCQTIEALTTAGGAHIGANLASGPALAQTAGSEGVLAPAAAAQVVAGGATGAMTGKLVGEAITNVLFSRSSTSGNNAAAQRGREAHRQYSERMQAGGYQTNRRIPGTRLLPDALDRARGIIRELKPNTPRAIARGRRQLQRYVEAAERAFKKPFEGHLDTY; encoded by the coding sequence ATGAGATTGACCTTCCCGAGGGTGCCGGCCCGGTGGTGCATCGCCACCGCGATCTGCTGCATAGCGGCCGTCCCGCTCGCGGCGCAGACGCCGCCGCTGCCGTCCGAAGTGGCAGCGGCGCACACGCACCGCGACGTGGTGCGGGCGCTCTACGAGAGGGTGCTGGAGCGCACGCCTGGCGACGACGAGGTGCTGGCCTGGACGCCATACCTGGCAGCCGGGTACACCCCGCGGCACCTGGCCCAGTATATCGCGGACTCGCAGGAGTACCGCGACCGCTTCATCACCCCGGAGAATGACAGCCGCACCGTCGCCACACTGTTGTACCGACACATCCTGGCGCGCGAGCCCGATGCCGGGGGCCGGGCATTCTGGGCCGCGCACGGCGAGACGTACGGGTGGAGCTCGGTCATCCAGCTGCTCGTCTGGAGCGAGGAGTTCCGCCTGCTGTTCAGCGATTTCGGCGTGCCCGGCCGGCCTGTGACGGTGTGGGACGGCCGTGCCGCGCTGATGCTGGAGCCGAGCTCGGGGAGCCCGACGACGGAGCGTGACCTGTGCCTGGCTGTCGGTGCGGGCGCCGGGGCGGCGGCTGAGTGCGGGGACCTGCGGCTGGCGCACGCGCTCCCGGCGGTGCGCGCGCTGGGGAAGACGCACGCGCCCGTACTGCTGTACAACAGCGAGCACTCGGGCGAGCGTTTCCCGCTGCTCGCCGCTCGGGTGACACCGCCGCCGTCGATGGGCGTGCTCGAGCGCGTGGAGGTGGTGCTGTGGCTCCAGGACGGCAATGGCTGGCACCCGCGCGGGCGGCGGATCTGGGAGGGGGCCGCGCTGGCGGCCTGGACCCCGGGACAGCCGAGACGGGTGGCCTTCCGCCTGCCGTACGCCGGGCCCACGGGCCTATACAAGTACCGCGTTGAGGCGATCTTCCACGCGGGCGGCAATGCCTGGGGGACCGACCAGCTCGGCCAGACGGCGGTGGTGAACCGCCTGGACAGCCCCTTCGGGCGAGGGTGGTGGGTAGCCGGGCTGGAGAGGCTCGTCGCCCTCGGCGACCACCTGTACTGGATCGGCGGCGACGGAAGCACGAAGCTCTACCGGCCGGCCGGCGGCGTGCCGGGCGTGTGGGTGGGCCCCACCGTGGACCGGCCCGACACCATCGTGGGCGTGACCGCCTCAATCTACTCGGGCGCCGCCTACGAGCGGCGGCTGCCGGGGCGTACGCGCGTCTACTTCGATGTGAGCGGACGGCACATCGCCACGGTGAACCGCCTCGACCAGCACACGCGCTTCACCTATAACGGAGCCGGACGGCTCGAGACCATCGAGGTCCCGCTGCGGCCGGGCGGAAGCGGGGAGCACTGGATCGCCTACCGCTTCCACTACACGGCGGGCGGGCGCCTCGACCACGTGACCGCGCCGGACCACTTCGACCACGGGGCACGACAGGTCGCGGTGCTGGGCGACCCCGCAGATCCCGGCCGCATCAGCGGCTTCGTGGACCCGGACGGGAGCCAGGTCCGCTTCGAGTACGACGGCGCCGGGCGGATCGCAGCCCGGGTGGACCGGCGCGGCACGCGCACGGTTTTCAGCTACGATGCAGGAGGCAAGCTGAGCTTGGCGCACGTGCTGATGCGGGGGACGGGCGACGACATTGTCACGCGCTTCACCGCGGCCGAGAGCCGGGGGCTGGCGCCGAGCGACACCGTCGGCCAGCCGGTGCCCGTGGCCGAAGCCTTCACGCTGATCGACGGGCCGCGCGGAGACGTGGCAGACCACACGCGGCTCTGGCTCGACCGCTGGGGTGGGCCCTGGCTGGTGCAGAACGCGTTGGGGTACGTGAGCAGCCTCACGCGCGGCGACTGGCGCTTCCCGGCGCTGGTGACGCAGACGAAGGCGCCGAACGGGCTGCTGACGAGGGCCTGGTACAACGCCCGCGGCATGCCGGACTCCGTGACGGTGGTGAGACCCCTGGACACCAGCGAGAACGCCACCACGCGCTACGCCTACGAGAATCCCCACTGGCCCGACTTCGCCACCCGGATCACTCTGCCGCAGGGCGAGGTTGCGCAGATGGGCTACGACTCGGCCAGCGGCAACCGCGTCTGGCAGCAGGACATTCGCGGAGAAAGCTCGCGCGTCGTCTTCGGCTACCATCACTGGACCGGCCCGCACGCTGGGCTGCTCCATACGGTGACGACGCCCGCCACGCCCGATCATGGACCGGCGACGGAGGCGTACGAGTACGACGGCGCCGGGAACCTCTTCCTCAGCATCGGCCCGCTCGCCGACAGCACCACCTACCACAACGATGCCCTGGGCCGGACGGTGCGGGTGGTTTTCCCGCGGCCCGGGGAGATGCAGAATCCAGCCGACAGCGCATTCCAGGTCACGCTCTACGACGAGATGGACCGGGTGAAGCGGACCGAAAGCGTCGGCCCGGCGATGCGGCTTCCCCGCGACTCGCCCGACACCCTGCGCCTGACGCCCGGCCGCCAGTCGCCGGCCGAGCGGGTTCTGGTGGAGAACTTCTACGACGCCGCCGGACAGCTCGACAGCGTGGCGCGCTGGTCGGTTCCCGACCCGAATGAAATCGGGGTGATGACCACCCGCTGGCGCTACGACGCGGCCGGGCGCACCGTGGCCGAGATCGGCGAGGTCAGCGCCGACACCGCCTGGGAGGTGGTCTGCGGCGACCCCGGCAACCTGGGCTCGTGCCACCGGGTGCCCAGCGTGGCGCTCACGGAGGTTGGAGACAGCACGGTCTACGACCCCGCCGGCAACGCGGTGGCGGTCCACACGCGCCGGGGCCACACCATCACCAGCGAGTTCGACGCGCTCAACCGGCTGCGGCGGCGCATCGTCCCGCCGGTCGCCTATTCACGCGACACGCTTTCGGTGGTCGGCACCACATGGATATACCCGTACTTCCAGCAGCTCGCCGACGGGACCTTCCTCGGGACACCGAACCCCGGCTTCGGCGGGGTGACAATTCCCGGCGACGTGGCGGAGTTCGAGTACGACACCGCGGGGAACATAGTCCGGGCCGACAATGGCGACGCCCGAGTGCGCCGCCAGTACTACCCGAACGGGCTGCTGCGCTCGGAGACGCAGCAGCTGCGCGCCTATGCGGGCGGCGACTTCTCCGCGCACACGTACACGCTGGGATACGAGTACGACCTGAACGGCCGGCGCACGGCGGTGATCCACCCGGCGCAGCTCGCGCCGGCGGGCGGGACCGGCCGGACCGAGTACCACCACGCGCTGCACGCTGCGCTCGACACGGTTCGCGACGTGATGGGCGGGCGCTTCGTCTACCGCTGGAACCCCGACGGGAGCCTGGCCTCGCGGATCAGCGCCACGGAGCAGACGTTCACCTACGACCTGGGCGGGCGGCTCGCACACCGGGTGGAGATGCGCGGCACCACGCCGGTGCACGACGAGACCTACGCGTACGACCTCCGCGGCAAGACCCTCTCGGTGGTGGCTGCCCCTGAGCGGCAGCGCATCCTGAACCGCTACACGGGGCTCGGAGCCCTCACCTACAGCTACACGCGCGACCAGGAGAGAGAGCTGCGGACGGCGGAGGAGTACGTGCTGGACGCCCTGGCCAACCAGCAACTCCGCCTCCAGGACAGCCAGCCCCTCACGGACCTGCAAAACAACGGCGCCCGGGACGGCGAGAGCTACTTCTACCAGCGGGGGACCGGGCGTTTGGCGCTGCGCGTGGCGGGGGACCTGAGCAGCCGGCCCACCGGATACGACGCGGCCGGCAACCAGCAGACCTCGGTGACCAAGCGGCCGATCCGCACGAAATACGACGAGGACCAGGGGGGAATCACGCTGTTTGCGGCGTCCCACTCGTACTACGATGCCGAGCAGCGGCTGCGGGTGCACGACCGCAGAGCGTGCCTCCTGATGCCAGCCGGCGGCTGCTACGCAGACGGCGAGATGCCGCCGGTGTCGGAGCGCTCGGCATTCGAGGAGTACCGCTACGACGCGCTCGGGCGGCGGGTGCTGACGCGGGCACGCCAGGAGGTGTACTGCCACGATGAAGGCGGCCCCCTGCTGCCGGACTGCATCCGCTCGGTGGTGCGCACCGTGTGGGACGGCGACCAGATCCTGTACGAGGTCAGCGCCCCAGGCGGCAGCGGCGTAGACCCGCAGGACATGGAGCGCGACGTGGGGCACCGGGTGTCGGCAATCAGCCGCTACTTCGGCTACGGGCGGGTGGCGTACGCGCACGGGCTGGGGATTGACGATCCGCTATCGGTGATACGGGTGGAGTATAGCGACTCGATCCCGTGGCCGGTGCGCATCGTACCAAGCTCCAACTGGGCCGGGCGCTACGACGGAGGTTCCGGCGGCGAGTGCATCACGGTCGGGCCGGCAGGGAGGCAGATACGGCCGGTTGTGTGGTCGCCGGGTGAGCGGGAGGGGGTGATCTCGCCGGGGTGGGGGGAGGAAGGCGAGCAGATGGTGCACTGCACCGAGATCGACTGGCCGGCGCTGGGGATGTGGATGAACCTGGACTACAAGCCCAGCAATTTCCACGGCCGGCACTCGTGGATGGGTAGCCTCCTCCAGCACGGCCGTGACCCGAGCGGACAGTACTACCGCCGCAACCGCTTCTACGACGCGAGCACAGGGCGCTTCACTCAGGAGGACCCGATCGGGCTCTCGGGCGGGCTCAACCTCTATGGGTTTGCTGACGGGGACCCGGTCTCATACAGTGATCCCTATGGACTCTGCCCCGAGCCTGGAGAGCTCTCCGGTGTGCAGGATTTCCTCTGTCAGACGATAGAGGCGCTCACGACCGCAGGCGGTGCTCATATCGGCGCGAATCTGGCCTCTGGTCCAGCCCTTGCCCAGACCGCTGGTTCAGAGGGTGTGCTCGCACCCGCAGCCGCGGCTCAGGTTGTGGCTGGCGGAGCAACCGGAGCGATGACGGGGAAACTGGTTGGTGAAGCGATCACGAACGTTCTATTTTCACGCAGTTCCACGAGCGGCAACAATGCAGCAGCTCAGCGCGGCCGGGAAGCACACCGTCAGTACTCAGAGCGGATGCAGGCCGGAGGGTACCAGACCAATCGGCGGATCCCGGGAACGCGGCTTCTTCCCGATGCACTGGATCGGGCGCGTGGCATCATTCGCGAGCTGAAGCCCAACACACCCCGCGCGATTGCACGAGGAAGAAGGCAACTGCAGCGATATGTTGAGGCCGCTGAACGGGCTTTTAAGAAGCCCTTCGAGGGACACCTGGACACGTACTGA